GCTTTTTGAGCATCGAATTAACCAAGGATGCATCTCTATCATGTTCCATAAAGTGTGTTTTAGCAGCCTCTTCGTTTGATGTATTATCCCATAACCTTAGGTTAGTTGATCCGAGCACTTCTGATTGCCCCTTGATAGGTATGACTGTACCATTTATTTGGGTTGGGCGAGACAAAGTGATGGTGTCTACTTTGGCGATCTGAGCCCATATACAACCTTGATGGGAAGACTGCTTAGGTAAAGAAGGAGCAATATTTGCAATAGTTTGAATCAcacttgatgaaatcattTCAAAGGCATTTCTTATTCTATCATTGGCGCCTGTTTCCAAAGCAGACAATGTCTCCAACATAGCCGTACATGACTggatttgttggaagatttcGTAGAATGGAATACAAATTTGGTGTGAATTGGTTTGCTTCGCAAGCTCGTTCAATGAATTGGCAAACGTTAACCCACACATGAACAAGTTTTGAACCGTAAGCCATGAGAATACCGCAGAATACTCTCTATGCATAATCCTCACTAGTCTCATTACTTCACCCGCAGAATGGAAAGCCACATGTAAGGCATCAAGTGACAATTTGGGACGATTGGGAGATGGTCGAAACAACAAAACTACTGCAATATGAAACTGCAACTCAAACCATTCTTTGGTTATTAGAGGGGTGGGGTGTATGAAAGTACATCTCCAAAGTCTTAGCTCGTCATATGTCTGCCAGCTCCAAATTTCTAATTGCTCATTTGTAATCTTCGGACGCTTTGATGGAGCATATAACTGATTGTAAATCTCTGACTGTAGCCGACAAATACGTATTTGCTGGATATGAGAAACTTTTAGATGACACATTGGACCAGACTCTATTCCCTTCACCGTGACGAGCCtatcttcaaccaaagcTGGAACTTTTGCGGAAATCCAAGTATCATGAATGCTTGTAGGTCTACCCATAGACGTTGAGAGAATTCGGTCGATACAGTAACATGTCCAGAACAACCGACGACGTAGGTCCAAGCTCAAAGGATCAAAGTATTGGGATGGATCTGGTTCCCCATTAAGACCCATTTCTGTAGCTAGTCTCATTGCGGTTCCCGAGAGCTGCCACAAATTCCCCGTTTTGGGAACCAATAGAGTGTATTGTAAATGTAGCAAAATGTtctgaagctttgaaaTACCATGGCCTTGGAATACTGAGCCGATGGTTTTATTGGCAGATTTCCAAAATACCAAGGCAATTCTACCAATTTCGGAGTTTGAAATGTGAGGCCGACTAATTGAAGCTAGCGCAATAGCTATTACCATTTTAACTTGAAAGAGGT
The sequence above is drawn from the Yamadazyma tenuis chromosome 3, complete sequence genome and encodes:
- a CDS encoding uncharacterized protein (COG:B; EggNog:ENOG503NX6Y); this translates as MNQDKVLGRTHLRSYFFGTGEEPQSFEEPTTAIDKQVESPQIHKRPRTSTSQYSSISETRSPYSSTLDPQSGHSDSDDDDDSSIYSNQEDYDPGRRTMENLLASSFNGGSASSVMSDLDNIRQYTSTGKSPREIFIENENNAISKLGRDFLKQGRRTYRKNRVTDITAYDYNLLTRLTRRYFTWMNSANQVLHEVMLHLQLDKCRNNPEKATAVDLFQVKMVIAIALASISRPHISNSEIGRIALVFWKSANKTIGSVFQGHGISKLQNILLHLQYTLLVPKTGNLWQLSGTAMRLATEMGLNGEPDPSQYFDPLSLDLRRRLFWTCYCIDRILSTSMGRPTSIHDTWISAKVPALVEDRLVTVKGIESGPMCHLKVSHIQQIRICRLQSEIYNQLYAPSKRPKITNEQLEIWSWQTYDELRLWRCTFIHPTPLITKEWFELQFHIAVVLLFRPSPNRPKLSLDALHVAFHSAGEVMRLVRIMHREYSAVFSWLTVQNLFMCGLTFANSLNELAKQTNSHQICIPFYEIFQQIQSCTAMLETLSALETGANDRIRNAFEMISSSVIQTIANIAPSLPKQSSHQGCIWAQIAKVDTITLSRPTQINGTVIPIKGQSEVLGSTNLRLWDNTSNEEAAKTHFMEHDRDASLVNSMLKKPIDSESFTIADESKASVDSNQKRNREDTVESHNSHSNHNNQDGSTRAHFHGQIHDHSTPDSRCIQGLVSSEDPQIDRVDALTIVSAQAEPLQDMSGVTNWSEVSLGAELERWFFYPLPESSERYLGRVNSPFSI